CGTCACCCAGGAGATCTTCACCATCCGCCAGTTGGTCCACGAGATGCTCTACGGACCGCGCTCCCACAAGAGCCGCAACCTGGTGCGCCAGCACATCAAACCGGTAGTGGACGAGGCGGTGTGGGCCATGCGGCCGGTCGCCCAATTCGCCGTCGGTCCCCGGGGTTTCGCGGAGATCAAGGAGACCGTGGGCGAGGTGGCGGTGGATGTCTCGCCGGTGCCCTTCGACAATCATCTCTTCAACCGCGACCGGGCCCAGGTCATCGAGCGCTTCCTGCGCCAGCGCATGCAGTCCATGCCGCCGGATCAGTTCCAGGATCTGCTACGACCGTGCTTCCAGGAGGACGAGACCAAGCTCATCCTCATCGGCGCCGCCCTGGGCTTCCTGGCGGGCCTGGCCCAGCTGATCTTGGTCTTCGGCGGCGTGGGCTGAGAGACCACAGAGGAGGATCCCCATGCTCACCGACATCGTCCTGGCCTTGAGCACCGCCGTGCTCTCCAGCGCCCTCACCTTGACCGTCGCCTATCTTTTCTTCCAGCGCCGCTGGGAGGAGGAGCAGCAGAAGTTGGAGCAGCGGCTGGAGGAGGCCATCGAGGAGTTGGGAATCGTGATCGAGGATCGGGTGCGCCGGGGAGTCTTGGACGCCATCCGCCAGATCCCCTCCGCCGAGGTGCTCTCCGGCACCACCCGCACCGTGGCCCAAACCGGTGCCGACCTGGTGGGCTACGGCCTCAGCGCCCTGCTGGGCCGCAAACCCAAGGATCGCGGCGAGCCTTGAGAGCGGTGGTGGCGTAGCTCCGCTCGCCCCGCCGGTCCTGCGCGCGCGGCTCAAACGTTCCGCTCCCTGCGGTCGCTCCTCGCCCTTCGGGTTGGGTTCGCCGCGTGCTCGGATCGACGGGACGGGCTCCGCGGCACCGTTGAGCACCGCTTCGAGACTAGGGAACCAGAGAAGGCTTCAGCTCAGCCGAAGGGTGCCTAGATCCTTGACGTTCAAGCAGGGATCATCCCCGTGGCCGCGGCATTCTTCGGCGGCGTGGAGGAAGAAGCGCACGGGGCCGCCCAGCTTCGCCGGCAGAGGCTCGTCCCCCAAGCGATAGACCACCAGCCCCTCCCGCGCCTCGTCGAGATCGACGCTGCCGGAGTAAGAGCCGTCGGCGCTCTCCACCGTCAGCCGGGTGGCCGATGGCAAGGCTCCGGCGTGCTCCAGCAGCGCCGTCAGCTCCACCGCCGTGCCCTGGCGCCCCGGCAACCGCTGAGCGACGTCCGCCACCTGTCCCGGGAGCTTTCCCAGATCGTCCCAGCTCAGTCCCAAAGGACGGCGCACCGCCCCTTCCACCCGGAGAGTCAACTCATCGGCCATGGATCAACCTTCGCTGTCATCCGCAGCGCTGCCGTCCGGAGAGGCGGGCTGGTGCTGGAGGGAGGCCGAGTTGATGCAGTAGCGCAGCCCGGTAGGCCGCGGGCCGTCGGGGAAGACATGCCCCAGATGGGCCTGACAGCCGCTGCACAGCACCTCGGTGCGGGTCATGCCGTGGCTCTGGTCGGTCTCGGTGGCCACATGGTCCTCCGCTACCGGCTGGTAGAAGCTCGGCCAGCCGCTACCGGAGTCGTACTTGGCCTCGGAGGTGAAGAGCTCCTGGCCGCAGCAGACGCAGGCGTAGACCCCTGGTTCCTTGGTATTCCAATACTCGCCGGTGAAGGCACGCTCGGTGCCCTTCTGGCGGGCGATGCGGTACTGCTCCGGCGTCAGCTCCCGGCGCCATTGCTCATCGGTTTTCTGGCTCGAGCCCTTGTCGGCAAGGGTGGCGGAGCGGCGAGTCTCGACATCGGTGCGGGTCATCTTGGAAACCTCCTATCGGTGAGCGGCGGCGCGAAGCCGGTCCGATTCGATGCGTTCAAACTTAACAGCATTCTTCAGAATCGGACCAGGAGCGGTCCATCAGCCCGGCCTGGCGTACGAAGGTTGTGCTGTCAATCTACTGATTCGCGTTGCAGGAGAGTTTGGATTTCCGACCTTTCACTGGCCTCCTCGCTCCTCCCTTGGACAATCGGCCACCTTGCGGCGTACTTGCTTGGTAGCGCACTCGCATCGCAGAACCGCACTCCACGGCACCAGCCCCTTTCCGGAGGTCGTATGTCTCAAGGCCGCACGCTCCAGCCCACCGTCATTCTCGTCCTCACCGTTCTCCTCTCCCTCGCCACCGCCGGCTGGCTCTTCGCTCAAGGGCCTCAGCGCATCGCCCGGGTCTTCGTCACCAACCTCGCCAGCCCGCAGCCGGTGCAGGGGGAGGTGGAGGTCCAGGGGACCATCCGGCACGCCCGGTTGGTGAGCCTGGATGAAGCGGTGGTCTCCCCGGCCCAACGCTTCGAAACCACCCAGCTCACCGACGCCGGCGTGCTGAAGACCGACGGCTACACCCACCTGGTGCTCAGCGTGCAGGGGCAGATCAAGGGCCGCCCGGCTCGGGACGGCGAGATCGGCGCCATTCTGATCCCGGAGGAAGAGCCCATCCTGCGAGCCTTCGTGGAGGAGGGGCAGATCCAGCTGCCGCTGGAAGTGGCGGCGGGGATCGCGGCGAATCAGGAAGCCTATTTCAGCGCCTCCCAAGCGGACCTCCCCATCGCATTCCCCAGCTACCGCCTGCTGCTCTACAACTCCACCGACAAGACCGCATCGGTGAATGTATTCGCGTACTTGACCTACTGAGGACTAGCGCGCGGCGAGGCGCCGGGGAGGTTGGAATTCGTGGTCGAGGAGGTACATGTACATCACCGCCATGGAGTCCTGGGGCTCTCCGGAGGTGTTGTCATAGACGCTCACCAGCTCGTATTCGTGGTCGCGGTAGAGGGGGACGCCCCCGGGGCTGGAGAAATACTCCACGTGATCGATGCCGATACCCTCGTCCGCCGGGCGAACCTCGCTCTTGAACACCGTCTCGCCGGTGGTCAGGTCCTTGAGCTCCAACGACTCGGCGAAGGGGTGGAGATGGACGGCAATGTAATGCACCGTGGTGTCGAAGGGTAGATCGAGAATCTCTGTAACCAGGGTGCGATTGACCTCCCGTCCCGGCGGCACCACCCAATGGCCGGTGAACTCCTGGCCTTCATCGTCCTGGTAGGTATGCTCCGAAGCGTTCTCTCCGGGCAGGCAGCCGGCCCCCATCTCCTCGTGCCCCTCCGCCATCCACTCCTCGCCGCGGCCGAAGTGCGCCGGCTCGTCCGCCAGCACCGCCAAGCCGTAGGCTGCCTGGGGAAAAAGGGGCTGGAAGGGCTCGCTCAGCTCCGAGTCCCGAACGTACTCCACCGTCACCTTGTGGCGCACTTCCACGTCCGCATCGACGTGGTTCAGATTCAGCACCTGGGTGGTGAGGGTAAGGGGCTCAGTGGAGAGCATGGGGATTCCGAAGCCATCGGGCATGCGGATCGACAGCTGGCCCTGGGAGAGGGTGAAGAGACGGCCGCTGATGGCCTTCTGGGCCTCGAAGGCGATGGCGTGATCCCGGGGGTCCACATCCAAATTGGAGTGGCACATGAACTCCTGGGGTAACGGCGTCTCGCCGTCCGGCCCCACCATCACCGCCCGATAGCCCACCACCCACAGCAGCTCTTCCTGCTCCGGATTCCCCAGCCGGATCTCCTGCTGACTGGCCGGCCCCTTCATGGAGCGATAGATCTGGTCGACCTGATAGACCGGCGACAGGACCTCTTCGGTATAGACCGGAGGCTCGGCTAGAGAATCATTGCGGGGCCAGAAGGCGAAAACCAGAGCGAGCATCGCCAGGATGACGAGAATGACGGCGGCACGGCCCTTGGGCGGCAGGCTTTTCAAAGGGAGAGTCTCCTACGATCCATGCACCGCGGGCTCATCCCGCGGTGCATGGAAGCTTACCAAGCCGCGCTGGAACGCTACACGAAGATCATGCAGCCCAATCCCACGACCACCACCACCGGCAGCGCCAGGAGCAGTAGCGGAGCCAACACCACCAGGCCGGCAATGGCCACCGGCGCGACGATGACACCGATGACGATGCCCACCGCCGCCAGGCAGATCTTGAACAGCACCACGGCGATGGTGAACGGTACCAGGGCGATTTCGAAGACGACCTTGAGCACAGCCAGCACAGCGATACCGACGAAGACGATGCCCAACATCGCCGCCACTACCCCAAGGACGGAAAATACTTCCAACATGAGTCGAGTCCTCCTTCGCCTGGGGACTACGGGAGTGGCTCAGCGGGTGTTTCAGCGGACTTGTTCGGAGGATCCCTGACCGGTCATCAGAGCCTCCAGGGCCGCCAGATCCTCCCCCCGGGGGCACCCCCACTCCGGCCGGTAGTGGTAGACCTCGTGCAGCGGCTTCGAGCTGTTGCCGTCCTGCAGGAGCTCGATGTCCTCGCAGGTGAGAAACGCCGGATGACAATGCCCGGCGGCGTGGCTGAGGGCCAGCAGCTCGTGGCGGAGAGCGGCGACGTAGTGGGCCAGCCGCGCCGCCTTGTCGGTGGGATCGAGGCCGCGCATGAGCCAACGATTCTGGGTCGCCACTCCCGTCGGACAATGATCCGTGTGACAGCGCTGGGCCTGGATGCAACCCACCGCCATCATCGCCTCCCGGGCGACGTTGATCATGTCGCACCCCAGGGCGAAGGCCACCAGGGCGCGCTCCGGCAGACCTAGTTTGCCGGAGCCGATGAAGGTCACCCGCTGGTCCACCTCATGCTGCACGAAGATCGGGTAGACCCGAGCGAGGCCCAGCTGAAAGGGCAACGCCACATGGTCGGTGAAGGCCAGGGGCGCAGCGCCGGTCCCGCCCTCGCCGCCGTCGATGGTGATGAAGTCGACGCCGCGCTGGCCGTCCTCCATCAGCCGCGCCAGGTCGTACCAGAACTCCAGCTCCCCCACCGCCGACTTGATGCCCACCGGCAGCCCGGACACGTCCGCCAGCTCCTCGACGAAATCCAGCAGGCTGTCGGCATCGTGGAACGCCGTGTGGCCGGCGGGGCTGAGGCAATCCTCGCCCTGAGGAATCCCCCGGATACCGGCGATCTCCGCCGTCACCTTCTTCCCCGGCAACACGCCGCCGTGCCCCGGCTTGGCCCCTTGGCTGAGCTTGATCTCGATGGCCCGCACCTTGGAATGCTTCGCCAGCCGATCCTGGAACGCCTGGAGATCGAAGCCACCGTCGGCAGCGCGGGCGCCAAAATAACCGGTCCCCAACTGCCAGATGAGCTCGCCGCCGTTCTCGTGGTAGGGCGAGATGCCCCCTTCTCCGGTGTTTTGCAGGCAGCCGCAGAGGGCCGCGCCGCGATTCAAGGCTTCCACCGCCTTGGAGCTCAGGGAGCCGAAGCTCATGGCCGAAATATTGACCACCGAAGCCGGCCGGAAAGCCTTCCGCCGCCCCCGAGGCCCACCCAAGATCTTGCACGAGGGCAGCGGATACAGCTTCTCCTTGCCCTGAGGCAGGATCGGATAGGGAAAGGTGGAGTGCTTGAGGATCGGATAGTTGCTGGCGTTCTGGAAATCGTTGTCGGAGCCGAAACCGAAGTAATTGTTTTGCTGCTTGGCGGAAGAGTAGACCCATCGGCGCTGGTCGCGACTGAAAGGCCGCTCCTCGTCGTTGTCGGTGACGATGTACTGCCGCAGCTCCGGCCCCACGGACTCCAGGATGTAGCGGAAATGCCCGATGATGGGGAAGTTGCGCAGAATGGCGTGCTTGCGCTGGAAGAGATCGTAGAGGGTGATCAGCAACAAGGCGAGCAGCAGGGTCGCCAGCGCGATGAGAACGATGTTCATGAATTCCTCCTGCGGCGAGATGACGTGCGATCAGCGGCGATCCGACAGGCGCCCCATGATCCAACGCTTGAGACTGAACCGCTTGCCAATGCCGGCGCGGCGGCGGAGCCGGGGTAGAGCCTCCGGCGGCAGCCCGAGCTCGTCGAGGAGCTCCGAGGTGCCTTCCCCGAGCTTCGGCACCGCGGCGCTGGAGCTCGGCCGCTGCCCGTCGAAGCGCGCCGGAAAGGCCAGCCGGGGGAGACCGTCGGGGCCTTGGGCCAGCACCCCCCGGGCTTTCAATTGGGGGTGCTCGGCGGCCTCGGCGGCACTCAAGACCGGTTCTCCGGGCAGGTCGTGCTCGGCCATGAATTCTTGCCATTGGTCGCGGCTACGGGCCGCCACCAGCCGCGCCAGCCGGCGACGGCTCTCGGGGGTTGGTTTGAGATGAGC
The Acidobacteriota bacterium DNA segment above includes these coding regions:
- a CDS encoding molybdopterin-dependent oxidoreductase, with protein sequence MADELTLRVEGAVRRPLGLSWDDLGKLPGQVADVAQRLPGRQGTAVELTALLEHAGALPSATRLTVESADGSYSGSVDLDEAREGLVVYRLGDEPLPAKLGGPVRFFLHAAEECRGHGDDPCLNVKDLGTLRLS
- the msrB gene encoding peptide-methionine (R)-S-oxide reductase MsrB; the protein is MTRTDVETRRSATLADKGSSQKTDEQWRRELTPEQYRIARQKGTERAFTGEYWNTKEPGVYACVCCGQELFTSEAKYDSGSGWPSFYQPVAEDHVATETDQSHGMTRTEVLCSGCQAHLGHVFPDGPRPTGLRYCINSASLQHQPASPDGSAADDSEG
- a CDS encoding FMN-binding glutamate synthase family protein, which codes for MNIVLIALATLLLALLLITLYDLFQRKHAILRNFPIIGHFRYILESVGPELRQYIVTDNDEERPFSRDQRRWVYSSAKQQNNYFGFGSDNDFQNASNYPILKHSTFPYPILPQGKEKLYPLPSCKILGGPRGRRKAFRPASVVNISAMSFGSLSSKAVEALNRGAALCGCLQNTGEGGISPYHENGGELIWQLGTGYFGARAADGGFDLQAFQDRLAKHSKVRAIEIKLSQGAKPGHGGVLPGKKVTAEIAGIRGIPQGEDCLSPAGHTAFHDADSLLDFVEELADVSGLPVGIKSAVGELEFWYDLARLMEDGQRGVDFITIDGGEGGTGAAPLAFTDHVALPFQLGLARVYPIFVQHEVDQRVTFIGSGKLGLPERALVAFALGCDMINVAREAMMAVGCIQAQRCHTDHCPTGVATQNRWLMRGLDPTDKAARLAHYVAALRHELLALSHAAGHCHPAFLTCEDIELLQDGNSSKPLHEVYHYRPEWGCPRGEDLAALEALMTGQGSSEQVR